The following coding sequences lie in one Campylobacteraceae bacterium genomic window:
- a CDS encoding CTP synthase, with amino-acid sequence MTKFIFVTGGVLSSLGKGITSASIATILKQSGFKVSMLKIDPYLNVDPGTMSPLEHGEVFVTADGAETDLDVGNYERFIDVTLGAKNNFTTGQVYSSVIKRERQGGYLGKTIQVIPHVVDEIKARIFGACDDHDFLIVELGGTVGDIEGMPFLEAIREIRHELDKTRTMNVHVTLIPYIRAAGELKTKPTQHSVQELRRIGITPHMLVCRTERSLPKSLKKKLAMSCDIDNNAVIEAADAPSIYQVPLAFIKEGILTPLADHFNISIKPDMEKWDTLVKRILVPQDEITIAFVGKYLELKESYKSLTEALIHAGAHTNTKVIINWCDSERIEDEGAYEIIGNSDAVLVAGGFGHRGVEGKLKAIQYARENKIPYLGICLGMQLALIEFARNVLGLETANSVEFDKETPDPIIYLIDEFMDQTGMKQIRTHESPMGGTMRLGEYPFNPKEGTLIQKAYGNNGTYFERHRHRYEANPTYKKRFEEKGMIVSGESDGLIETIELNDHPWFVGVQFHPEFTSRLENPNPIILEFVKQAIKNN; translated from the coding sequence ATGACAAAATTTATTTTTGTAACAGGTGGAGTGTTGAGTTCTTTAGGTAAGGGAATTACGTCAGCGTCGATTGCTACAATTTTAAAACAATCAGGATTTAAAGTTTCAATGTTAAAAATTGATCCTTATTTAAATGTTGATCCAGGAACAATGAGTCCACTAGAGCATGGAGAAGTTTTTGTTACAGCTGATGGCGCTGAGACTGACCTTGATGTTGGAAACTATGAGCGATTTATTGATGTAACCTTGGGTGCAAAAAATAACTTCACAACAGGGCAAGTTTATTCTTCTGTAATTAAAAGAGAAAGACAAGGGGGATACTTAGGTAAAACTATTCAAGTTATTCCTCATGTAGTTGATGAAATCAAAGCAAGAATTTTTGGAGCTTGTGATGATCATGACTTTTTAATAGTTGAACTTGGTGGAACTGTTGGTGATATTGAAGGTATGCCTTTTTTAGAAGCCATTAGAGAAATCAGACATGAACTTGATAAAACAAGAACTATGAATGTACATGTAACTCTAATTCCATATATAAGAGCAGCAGGTGAGCTTAAAACAAAACCAACACAGCACTCCGTTCAAGAATTAAGAAGAATTGGTATTACTCCACATATGTTGGTATGTAGAACAGAAAGAAGTCTTCCTAAATCTTTAAAGAAAAAACTTGCTATGTCTTGTGATATTGATAACAATGCTGTTATTGAAGCAGCAGATGCACCTTCTATTTATCAAGTTCCCTTAGCTTTTATAAAAGAAGGTATATTAACTCCCCTTGCAGATCATTTTAATATCTCAATTAAACCAGATATGGAAAAATGGGATACTTTGGTTAAACGTATTTTGGTACCACAAGATGAAATTACTATTGCTTTTGTTGGTAAATACTTAGAATTAAAAGAATCCTACAAATCCTTAACAGAAGCACTTATCCATGCAGGAGCTCATACCAATACTAAAGTTATTATTAACTGGTGTGATAGTGAGCGAATTGAAGATGAAGGTGCTTACGAAATCATTGGAAACTCTGATGCAGTATTAGTGGCAGGTGGTTTTGGACATCGTGGTGTTGAAGGAAAATTAAAAGCCATTCAATATGCAAGAGAAAATAAAATTCCCTATTTAGGAATTTGTTTGGGTATGCAATTAGCACTTATTGAATTTGCAAGAAATGTTTTAGGTTTAGAAACTGCAAATTCAGTTGAGTTTGACAAAGAAACACCTGATCCAATTATTTATTTAATTGATGAATTTATGGACCAAACAGGAATGAAGCAAATACGAACACATGAATCTCCAATGGGTGGAACTATGCGTTTAGGAGAATATCCATTTAATCCCAAAGAAGGTACTTTGATTCAAAAAGCTTATGGAAACAATGGTACCTATTTTGAGAGACACAGACACAGATATGAAGCCAATCCTACCTATAAAAAACGTTTTGAAGAAAAGGGAATGATTGTTTCTGGAGAATCTGATGGACTTATTGAAACAATAGAACTAAACGATCATCCATGGTTTGTAGGAGTTCAATTTCACCCAGAATTTACTTCAAGATTAGAAAACCCTAATCCAATTATTTTAGAATTTGTAAAACAGGCAATTAAAAATAATTAA
- the recJ gene encoding single-stranded-DNA-specific exonuclease RecJ, translating to MQKITSEHLTALLEERHKNNPYAKLSNIPKPDSFKDIKIATKRVKEAITNKETITIVGDYDVDGIVSTTIMVDFFKTISYPINYIIPNRFKHGYGLSPKIVDQIEEGLVITVDNGISAYEASVLLKEKNIDLIITDHHTVGDKIPLALAIINTKQKDCNFPFKDICGAQIAWYFCAAIKKELDLNVDMSSFMDILCIAIIADIMPMNSLNYTMVKFGLQKFKNSKRPALLQLKQSLNKTVYTSDDVGFFIAPKLNSAGRLEDASIALEFLLSPDTFSAQNNLDYLNELNNQRKVLQNEINNQAVRQVNKNDKVIVVWNENWHEGVIGIVASKLCHAFKRPAFVFSITNGIAKGSARANSEINLHTLISTTSDLLLGFGGHKNAAGMALKEENLEEFRKNLNLNINNYDEELYINTKTLGELDVSSVSMDFLNVIERYEPYGQDNLKPIFTVSNANIIKKEIFGKDKSHLKLYLESFGFYYEAILFGETKLEGKSVSFIVSLNKNEFRGRCNTQFLIQEIL from the coding sequence ATGCAAAAAATTACATCTGAGCATTTAACTGCTCTATTAGAAGAAAGGCATAAGAATAATCCTTATGCCAAACTTTCAAATATCCCTAAACCTGATAGTTTTAAAGATATCAAAATAGCTACAAAAAGAGTTAAAGAAGCTATAACGAATAAAGAAACAATTACTATTGTAGGCGATTATGATGTAGATGGAATTGTTTCAACTACCATTATGGTAGATTTTTTCAAAACAATCTCTTACCCTATTAACTATATTATTCCCAATCGTTTTAAACATGGTTATGGACTTTCTCCTAAAATTGTAGATCAAATAGAAGAAGGTTTAGTAATAACCGTTGACAACGGAATTTCTGCTTATGAAGCGTCTGTATTATTAAAAGAAAAAAACATTGATTTAATTATTACTGATCATCATACAGTAGGAGATAAAATACCCTTAGCTTTAGCAATAATTAATACCAAACAAAAAGACTGTAATTTCCCTTTTAAAGATATTTGCGGAGCACAAATTGCCTGGTATTTTTGCGCAGCTATTAAAAAAGAGCTTGATTTAAATGTAGATATGAGTTCTTTTATGGATATTTTATGTATTGCAATTATTGCAGATATCATGCCTATGAATAGCCTTAATTATACCATGGTTAAATTTGGTCTTCAAAAATTCAAAAATTCTAAACGCCCTGCTTTACTCCAACTCAAACAATCTTTAAATAAAACAGTTTATACTTCTGATGATGTTGGTTTTTTTATAGCTCCTAAACTAAATTCAGCAGGAAGATTAGAAGATGCTTCTATTGCTTTAGAATTTCTCTTATCTCCGGATACTTTTAGCGCGCAAAATAACTTGGATTATTTAAACGAACTGAATAACCAAAGAAAAGTACTGCAAAATGAGATAAACAATCAAGCAGTACGTCAAGTAAATAAAAATGATAAGGTTATTGTTGTTTGGAATGAAAACTGGCATGAAGGTGTAATTGGAATAGTAGCTTCAAAACTTTGCCATGCTTTTAAGCGTCCTGCTTTTGTTTTTTCTATTACAAACGGCATTGCAAAAGGCAGTGCAAGAGCCAACAGTGAAATTAATTTACATACCCTGATTTCTACTACCTCTGATCTGCTTCTTGGTTTTGGTGGGCATAAGAATGCAGCAGGAATGGCTTTAAAAGAAGAGAACTTAGAAGAATTTAGAAAAAACTTGAATCTCAACATTAATAACTATGATGAAGAACTGTATATTAATACAAAAACATTAGGGGAACTTGATGTTTCAAGTGTATCTATGGATTTTTTGAATGTAATTGAGCGTTATGAACCTTACGGCCAAGATAATTTAAAACCAATATTTACAGTAAGTAATGCAAATATTATTAAAAAAGAAATCTTTGGAAAAGACAAATCTCACTTAAAATTATATTTAGAAAGTTTTGGATTTTATTATGAAGCTATTTTATTTGGGGAAACAAAACTTGAAGGAAAAAGTGTTTCTTTCATTGTATCTTTAAATAAAAATGAATTTAGAGGAAGATGCAATACACAGTTTTTAATTCAAGAAATCTTATAA
- a CDS encoding patatin-like phospholipase family protein — MKLALVLSGGGAKGAFHLGMLHFFEEENIKIEAYSGTSIGSIIACSHASGVSAKEQFKIFKSKEIKKALKFNYFKRGLLKIDHNNKIINELLPVEKLEDLSQKVYINAYDIIGKRMHYFSQGNIIDLCMASSALIPIFKPISYKKMQLIDGGFIDNLAAKPFFNKNFSVFSSNVFPKSENKKSLYLNPVKYLRKKIFRHVSKNMITAIENSDYYFTSLKLNKYKILSFKDIEPCYALGYKEAQNQLKKFLKDYRDK, encoded by the coding sequence ATGAAATTGGCATTGGTATTAAGTGGGGGAGGAGCAAAAGGAGCATTTCATCTTGGAATGTTGCATTTTTTTGAAGAAGAGAATATTAAAATAGAAGCCTATTCAGGGACCTCTATTGGAAGTATTATTGCTTGTTCTCATGCCAGTGGAGTAAGTGCAAAAGAACAATTTAAAATTTTCAAATCAAAAGAAATTAAAAAAGCATTAAAATTCAATTATTTTAAAAGGGGTTTACTAAAGATTGACCATAATAATAAAATTATTAATGAGCTTTTGCCTGTTGAGAAGCTTGAAGATTTATCACAAAAAGTTTATATAAATGCCTACGATATCATAGGAAAAAGAATGCACTATTTTTCCCAAGGTAATATCATAGATTTATGTATGGCATCATCTGCTCTAATTCCTATATTTAAACCCATAAGCTATAAAAAAATGCAACTCATTGATGGAGGTTTTATTGATAATCTTGCGGCAAAACCTTTTTTTAATAAAAACTTTAGTGTTTTTTCATCCAATGTGTTTCCAAAATCAGAAAATAAAAAAAGTCTTTATCTTAATCCTGTTAAATATCTTCGTAAAAAGATTTTTAGGCATGTAAGTAAAAATATGATTACAGCAATTGAAAACAGTGATTATTATTTTACTTCTTTAAAATTAAATAAGTATAAAATTTTAAGTTTTAAAGATATTGAGCCTTGTTATGCCCTTGGATACAAAGAAGCACAAAATCAATTAAAGAAATTTTTAAAAGATTATAGAGATAAATAA